A DNA window from Scomber japonicus isolate fScoJap1 chromosome 14, fScoJap1.pri, whole genome shotgun sequence contains the following coding sequences:
- the nkx6.2 gene encoding homeobox protein Nkx-6.2 — MLAVGQMEANRQSAFVLGSTPLAALHNMTEMKTSLFPYALQQGPAGFKAPHLSSLNSHLAGATPHGISDILGRPVTAAGQLLSGFPRINGLATTAAAAAAAGMYFSPAVSRYPKPLAELPGRAPIFWPGVMQGSPWRDPRVPCPSQASLMMDKDGKKKHSRPTFSGQQIFALEKTFEQTKYLAGPERARLAYSLGMTESQVKVWFQNRRTKWRKRHAAEMATAKKKHDSETEKMKESSDNEDDDEYNKPLDPNSDDEKITRLLKKHKATNLALISPCSNSSDTL; from the exons ATGTTAGCTGTCGGGCAGATGGAGGCTAACCGGCAGAGTGCTTTCGTCCTGGGCAGCACCCCGCTGGCGGCGTTGCACAACATGACCGAGATGAAGACGTCCCTGTTCCCGTACGCGCTGCAGCAGGGCCCGGCGGGCTTCAAGGCGCCTCACCTCTCCAGCCTCAACTCTCATTTAGCCGGAGCGACCCCGCACGGAATAAGCGATATCCTAGGCAGACCCGTCACCGCAGCCGGGCAACTGCTCTCCGGCTTCCCCAGGATAAACGGCCTGGCTACTACCGCAGCCGCAGCCGCAGCAGCGGGGATGTACTTCAGCCCGGCGGTGTCGCGGTACCCGAAGCCCCTGGCTGAGCTGCCGGGTAGGGCGCCCATCTTCTGGCCCGGGGTGATGCAGGGTTCTCCCTGGAGGGACCCGCGAGTTCCTTGTCCCT ctcaAGCTAGCTTAATGATGGACAAGGACGGCAAGAAGAAACACTCCAGACCCACTTTTTCAGGACAGCAGATTTTTGCACTGGAAAAAACTTTCGAGCAGACGAAATACCTGGCCGGCCCAGAGAGAGCCCGCCTGGCTTATTCTTTAGGAATGACCGAGAGTCAAGTCAAg GTTTGGTTTCAGAACAGAAGAACCAAGTGGAGGAAGAGACACGCAGCAGAGATGGCCACGGCCAAGAAGAAGCACGACTCTGAGAcggagaagatgaaggagagcTCGGACAACGAGGACGACGACGAGTACAACAAACCACTGGACCCAAATTCAGACGACGAGAAAATCACGAGACTGTTGAAAAAGCACAAGGCCACCAACCTGGCGCTGATCAGCCCCTGCAGTAACAGCTCGGACACCTTGTGA